Proteins encoded by one window of Lycium barbarum isolate Lr01 chromosome 11, ASM1917538v2, whole genome shotgun sequence:
- the LOC132617214 gene encoding phenolic glucoside malonyltransferase 1-like, whose amino-acid sequence MAPVQQIQVLECCQVSPPTGSVPSTILPLTFLDIPWLNFSPSQPLFFYDFPHTTSYFNQTILSNFKISLSSTLQYYFPLAGNLIIPPQPNKPQISYTSGDSVSLTIAESTGDYNHLLSYHKKSVQDFHQLVPQLPQISDLVHVDQELKYSHLAVQITIFPECGVSIGFSKRHVVADERTFNNFLKTWAAIFRNGLELHLPVLNKNLPYYDRSVIYDTNGVESIMWTQWCNQKSVPKLVGDNFSDMVRSTFAMGRPEMEVIRGWIMSRSKKLFGSAQLLLSPYVVTCSFIWVCWLKANMDNIEDPNEKMEPRYFGFIAGGITRLGYPVPINYVGNCIAFGRAMARTNELLGENGIVFAAKAIGDTIKELNEDVLGGSENWILDWKVFHEPGLHINVTGSPKVDLYTLDFGWGRPKKIEEISIDKTGGVSLCESRDMIGGIEIGLALPLVKMEAFHVLYNEGLKNLH is encoded by the coding sequence ATGGCACCTGTACAGCAAATTCAGGTGCTTGAATGTTGCCAAGTCTCTCCACCAACAGGTTCAGTTCCATCAACTATTTTGCCATTGACATTCTTGGACATACCTTGGCTTAATTTTTCCCCAAGTCAGCCACTTTTTTTCTATGATTTCCCTCACACAACTTCATATTTCAATCAAACTATCTTGTCCAACTTCAAGATTTCACTATCTTCAACACTCCAATATTATTTCCCTTTAGCAGGCAATTTAATAATTCCACCACAACCAAACAAGCCACAAATTAGCTATACCTCAGGGGATTCAGTTTCATTAACCATAGCAGAGTCGACAGGTGATTATAACCATCTTTTAAGCTACCATAAAAAGAGTGTTCAAGATTTTCACCAATTAGTCCCTCAACTACCACAAATTAGTGATTTGGTACATGTGGACCAAGAGTTAAAGTACTCACATTTGGCTGTACAAATAACTATATTTCCTGAATGTGGAGTTTCTATTGGATTCTCTAAACGTCACGTGGTGGCGGATGAAAGAACATTCAACAATTTCTTGAAGACGTGGGCTGCGATTTTTAGAAATGGACTAGAGTTGCACTTGCCTGTATTGAACAAGAATTTGCCATATTATGATAGGTCAGTAATTTATGATACTAACGGAGTTGAATCAATCATGTGGACCCAATGGTGTAACCAAAAAAGTGTACCAAAATTGGTAGGTGACAATTTTAGTGACATGGTAAGGTCCACTTTTGCAATGGGTCGACCCGAAATGGAGGTTATCAGAGGGTGGATCATGTCGCGGTCCAAGAAACTATTCGGATCAGCCCAATTACTTCTTTCACCCTATGTGGTAACATGTTCATTTATTTGGGTGTGTTGGTTGAAAGCTAACATGGACAATATTGAAGATCCAAATGAAAAAATGGAGCCCCGTTATTTCGGTTTCATAGCGGGTGGTATAACCCGGTTGGGTTACCCGGTTCCTATAAATTATGTAggcaattgcattgcatttggtAGAGCAATGGCTAGGACAAATGAATTATTAGGAGAAAATGGTATAGTATTTGCTGCAAAGGCAATTGGTGATACAATAAAAGAATTGAATGAGGATGTGCTAGGTGGGTCAGAAAATTGGATATTGGATTGGAAGGTATTCCATGAGCCGGGGCTCCACATAAATGTAACCGGGTCACCAAAAGTGGATCTTTACACCTTGGATTTTGGGTGGGGCAGAcccaagaaaattgaagaaatatCAATTGATAAAACAGGTGGTGTGTCTCTATGTGAAAGTAGAGATATGATTGGTGGAATAGAGATTGGTTTGGCTCTTCCATTGGTTAAAATGGAAGCCTTTCATGTTCTCTATAATGAAGGTCTCAAAAATCTTCATTAA